The following proteins are co-located in the Brachybacterium sacelli genome:
- a CDS encoding OsmC family protein encodes MASTSDSSTPTASRALYTAHVDNADGTSGHVRIHDGPATLEISPAGTTERREDAASSPEVVLPTGAPSAPAHGFNPEQFLAMAWSTCLGETLRVVLTERGLPHESQVSVEVELHRDPAGGFRFTPRALVTIEQMAPGEARQLAEAAHARCPVSKLLSGQGAMQVELVMPQDRG; translated from the coding sequence ATGGCGAGCACTTCCGATTCCTCGACACCGACCGCCTCCCGTGCGCTCTACACCGCCCACGTCGACAACGCCGACGGCACGTCCGGCCACGTGCGCATCCACGACGGACCCGCGACGCTCGAGATCTCGCCCGCCGGGACCACAGAGCGACGCGAGGACGCCGCGTCCTCGCCCGAGGTCGTACTCCCCACCGGAGCCCCTTCCGCGCCGGCGCACGGCTTCAACCCCGAGCAGTTCCTGGCCATGGCCTGGAGCACCTGCCTCGGCGAGACGCTGCGAGTGGTCCTGACCGAGCGCGGCCTGCCGCACGAGAGCCAGGTGAGCGTCGAGGTCGAGCTGCACCGCGATCCGGCCGGCGGCTTCCGTTTCACCCCACGGGCACTGGTCACGATCGAGCAGATGGCTCCCGGGGAGGCCCGCCAGCTCGCCGAGGCCGCGCACGCCCGCTGCCCCGTCTCGAAGCTGCTGAGCGGCCAGGGTGCGATGCAGGTCGAGCTGGTGATGCCGCAGGACCGAGGCTGA
- a CDS encoding methionine/alanine import family NSS transporter small subunit → MSVASIVMMVIAIVTVWGGLVAAVINLARHPEKDD, encoded by the coding sequence ATGTCTGTCGCCTCCATCGTCATGATGGTCATCGCGATCGTGACCGTCTGGGGCGGCCTCGTCGCCGCCGTCATCAACCTCGCCCGCCACCCCGAGAAGGACGACTGA
- a CDS encoding Rv2578c family radical SAM protein, with protein MRWSGQMVGSEQRTQALLGMSGLVRSVRTPEFQGVTFHEVTAKSALNHVPASSSMPFEWTVNPYRGCSHACVYCFARSTHRYLDLDAGADFDQQVVVKVNVADVLRAELAKRSWQGDLVALGTNTDPYQRAEGRYRLMPGIISALADSGTPLSILTKGTLLRRDLPQLQEAAERVPVDLSMSIAVFDDQLQKTVEPGTPTTAARLATVRAAADAGFRVTVFLMPIMPWLTDSDAQLDEALARIAEAGAAHVVYGALHLRPGAKEWFLEWIEREHPELVTGYRRFYEHASYAPAGYRKNLARRMRPLLRRHGLDSREDEDQPEQRRQASETARRARAAPDALDLTPQPALF; from the coding sequence ATGCGATGGAGCGGGCAGATGGTCGGATCCGAACAGCGCACGCAGGCGCTGCTGGGCATGTCGGGGCTCGTGCGCAGCGTACGCACGCCGGAGTTCCAGGGCGTCACCTTCCACGAGGTCACGGCCAAGTCGGCGCTCAACCACGTCCCGGCCTCGAGCTCCATGCCCTTCGAGTGGACGGTCAACCCCTATCGCGGTTGCTCGCACGCCTGCGTCTACTGCTTCGCGCGCAGCACCCACCGCTACCTCGACCTGGACGCCGGGGCGGACTTCGACCAGCAGGTCGTCGTCAAGGTCAATGTCGCCGACGTGCTGCGGGCAGAGCTCGCCAAGCGCTCCTGGCAAGGTGATCTCGTCGCACTGGGCACCAACACCGATCCCTACCAGCGGGCCGAGGGTCGCTACCGGCTGATGCCGGGGATCATCTCCGCCCTCGCCGACAGCGGCACCCCGCTGTCGATCCTCACCAAGGGCACCCTGCTGCGCCGCGATCTGCCCCAGCTGCAGGAGGCGGCCGAGCGCGTCCCCGTCGACCTCTCGATGTCCATCGCCGTCTTCGACGACCAGCTGCAGAAGACCGTCGAACCCGGAACCCCGACCACCGCCGCACGCCTCGCCACCGTGCGTGCCGCGGCCGACGCCGGATTCCGCGTGACGGTGTTCCTGATGCCGATCATGCCGTGGCTGACGGACTCCGACGCCCAACTCGACGAGGCGCTCGCCCGGATCGCCGAGGCCGGCGCCGCCCACGTCGTCTACGGGGCCCTGCACCTGCGCCCGGGCGCCAAGGAATGGTTCCTGGAGTGGATCGAACGGGAGCACCCCGAGCTCGTCACCGGATACCGCCGCTTCTACGAACACGCCTCCTACGCGCCGGCCGGATACCGCAAGAACCTCGCCCGGCGTATGCGCCCGCTGCTGCGCCGGCACGGCCTGGACTCCCGCGAGGACGAGGACCAGCCGGAGCAGCGGCGTCAGGCGAGCGAGACCGCTCGTCGGGCCCGCGCGGCACCGGACGCGCTCGACCTCACGCCGCAGCCTGCGCTGTTCTGA
- a CDS encoding AbgT family transporter gives MSAAPTEPAKTGLTDKLLNGVEKAGNKLPEPFMLFLILFAITGVVSTAMAWGNVSVTVPGSDEATAIKGLFTGEGLTWLTTNLGENYIGFPPLVTVMPILLAIGIAQHSGLLGAAIRKLFGTSPAWALPYVVGFVGVISSIMADSAFVVVPPLAALVFKAAGRHPMAGLLGGFAAAGAGYSTNIFPTSLDALFAGITTSVMGALPEFDFTPVNPVSNWFFNIASSLILGFIAGFVIDKLVEPRLVRMGINRDEVSVDGEQSDTTDSEHMRAKLSPAENKGLLIAVISAAVLTALFLVAFLMPASPWRNEEGTFLPESPLLSSIVFIVVAYFMVVGVAYGAVVGTLRTSRDAVRMMSDAIKEMLPFVVLAFILGNFIALFNWSGIGTWIAVTGAAGLEASGLDGFAAVLGFILLASCLNLFIISGSGMWAIMGAVFVPMFALIGYEPAFTQAAFRVGDSATQVITPMNPYMIVLLGMVRKYEPDAGFGTLMARMLPFVVPFWLVWTIILAIFFVADLPLGPGNGIFLGQ, from the coding sequence ATGAGCGCAGCACCGACCGAGCCGGCGAAGACCGGTCTCACCGACAAGCTCCTGAACGGGGTGGAGAAGGCGGGCAACAAGCTGCCCGAGCCCTTCATGCTGTTCCTGATCCTGTTCGCGATCACGGGCGTCGTCTCCACGGCGATGGCCTGGGGCAACGTGTCCGTCACGGTGCCCGGCTCGGACGAGGCCACCGCCATCAAGGGCCTGTTCACCGGGGAGGGCCTGACCTGGCTGACCACCAACCTCGGTGAGAACTACATCGGCTTCCCGCCGCTGGTGACGGTGATGCCGATCCTGCTGGCGATCGGCATCGCCCAGCACTCCGGACTGCTCGGCGCCGCGATCCGCAAGCTGTTCGGCACCTCCCCGGCCTGGGCGCTGCCCTACGTGGTCGGGTTCGTCGGCGTGATCTCCTCGATCATGGCCGACTCCGCCTTCGTGGTGGTGCCGCCGCTGGCGGCGCTGGTATTCAAGGCCGCCGGCCGACACCCCATGGCGGGCCTGCTGGGCGGCTTCGCCGCCGCCGGCGCCGGCTACTCCACGAACATCTTCCCCACCTCGTTGGATGCGCTGTTCGCGGGCATCACCACCTCGGTGATGGGGGCGCTGCCCGAGTTCGACTTCACCCCGGTCAACCCGGTCTCGAACTGGTTCTTCAACATCGCCTCCTCGCTCATCCTGGGCTTCATCGCCGGGTTCGTGATCGACAAGCTGGTCGAGCCGCGCCTGGTCCGCATGGGGATCAATCGCGACGAGGTCTCCGTGGACGGCGAGCAGTCCGACACCACCGACTCCGAGCACATGCGCGCCAAGCTCAGCCCCGCCGAGAACAAGGGCCTGCTGATCGCCGTGATCAGCGCGGCCGTGCTCACCGCCCTGTTCCTGGTCGCGTTCCTGATGCCGGCCTCACCGTGGCGGAACGAGGAGGGCACCTTCCTGCCCGAGTCCCCGCTGCTGAGCTCGATCGTGTTCATCGTGGTCGCGTACTTCATGGTCGTCGGCGTCGCCTACGGCGCCGTGGTGGGCACCCTGCGCACCAGCCGCGACGCGGTGCGGATGATGTCCGACGCGATCAAGGAGATGCTGCCGTTCGTCGTGCTGGCCTTCATCCTCGGCAACTTCATCGCTCTGTTCAACTGGTCCGGCATCGGCACCTGGATCGCGGTCACCGGCGCGGCCGGGCTCGAGGCCTCCGGGCTCGACGGCTTCGCCGCCGTCCTCGGCTTCATCCTGCTGGCCAGCTGCCTGAACCTGTTCATCATCTCCGGCTCCGGCATGTGGGCGATCATGGGCGCGGTGTTCGTGCCGATGTTCGCGCTGATCGGGTACGAACCGGCGTTCACCCAGGCCGCCTTCCGCGTGGGCGATTCCGCCACCCAGGTCATCACCCCGATGAATCCGTACATGATCGTGCTGCTGGGCATGGTGCGGAAGTACGAGCCCGACGCCGGATTCGGCACCTTGATGGCGCGGATGCTGCCCTTCGTGGTCCCGTTCTGGCTGGTGTGGACGATCATCCTCGCGATCTTCTTCGTCGCGGACCTGCCGCTCGGCCCGGGCAACGGCATCTTCCTGGGGCAGTGA
- a CDS encoding PTS sugar transporter subunit IIA: protein MSQLTDLLDPAAIQLDAPAADRTEAIRRSGDLLVATGAIDAAYIDAMLRTVEEHGPYIVITPGFALAHARPDESVHRTALSFLRLSEPVVFGHEANDPVQLVMTLAAADESAHREALAALAGVLADPERRQALDTAASAQEVLAVLGDQGEAAADGAAPATDADGAAGADRAAGAADAWSASTAGAARTTPAATATDPEAIPSKNLILTVCGNGLGTSLFLKNTAEQVLDRWGWAPYLSIEATDTISAKGKAKDADVILTSGAIAQTLGEVGVPVEVIQNFSSQVEIDAALRRRYAV from the coding sequence ATGTCTCAGCTCACCGACCTCCTCGATCCCGCCGCCATCCAGCTCGACGCCCCGGCCGCCGACCGCACCGAGGCGATCCGCCGCTCCGGCGACCTGCTCGTCGCCACCGGCGCGATCGACGCCGCCTACATCGACGCGATGCTCCGCACCGTCGAGGAGCACGGCCCCTACATCGTCATCACCCCGGGTTTCGCCCTCGCCCATGCCCGCCCGGACGAGTCTGTTCATCGCACCGCCCTGTCGTTCCTGCGCCTTTCCGAGCCGGTCGTCTTCGGGCACGAGGCCAACGACCCGGTGCAGCTGGTCATGACCCTGGCCGCCGCGGACGAGTCCGCCCATCGCGAGGCGCTGGCCGCCCTGGCCGGGGTGCTGGCAGATCCCGAGCGTCGCCAGGCCCTGGACACCGCCGCGAGCGCGCAAGAGGTGCTCGCGGTCCTGGGCGACCAGGGGGAGGCAGCGGCCGACGGAGCGGCTCCCGCCACGGATGCTGACGGTGCGGCAGGTGCGGACAGGGCCGCAGGCGCGGCCGACGCCTGGAGCGCCTCGACCGCCGGTGCCGCGCGGACCACCCCGGCGGCAACGGCGACGGACCCCGAGGCGATCCCGTCGAAGAACCTCATCCTCACCGTCTGCGGGAACGGACTGGGCACCAGCTTGTTCCTGAAGAACACCGCGGAGCAGGTGCTCGACCGCTGGGGCTGGGCCCCGTACCTGAGCATCGAGGCGACCGACACCATCTCCGCCAAGGGCAAGGCAAAGGACGCCGACGTCATCCTCACCTCGGGCGCGATCGCGCAGACCCTCGGCGAGGTCGGTGTGCCCGTCGAGGTCATCCAGAACTTCTCCTCCCAGGTCGAGATCGACGCAGCGCTGCGGCGCCGCTACGCGGTCTGA
- the tyrS gene encoding tyrosine--tRNA ligase, with amino-acid sequence MTTPDTHRAPRPALSDPAGHRSPPRIAVESSESAKSPGSPGSPDSPDSPDSPEAILARLERTTDQIIGREDLVNRLREGRPLRIKFGVDLTAPDLHLGHAVNLWMMRTLQDLGHVVIFLLGDTTSRIGDPTGRSTTRPVLTPQQIHDNAESFLEQVTRVLRSDAGLLEIRRNSEWFDEMGVPGLLQELSLVTHAHLISRDMFRARIGAGTEIAMHELIYPVLQGFDSVALGSDLTIVGTDQLFNESMGRELQVKHGQIPQTVISSTVTPGLDGGPKQSKSRGNYVGLCASPGEKFGRLMTLRDELVGTWAQVYTDLPMDQVSRLGELALAGGSAARDAKLDLAEAVVRRHDGAAAARHGREEFLRVFSAREQPSDMAPLPLGTGPITALDLVATARPELSRSAARRLLTGGGVHLDGMRLEDPERRLELGDGHILRAGRRRWFRTEG; translated from the coding sequence ATGACCACCCCCGATACCCACCGCGCACCGCGGCCCGCGCTCTCGGACCCCGCCGGCCACCGGTCGCCACCGCGCATCGCCGTGGAATCCTCGGAATCGGCGAAATCACCGGGCAGCCCAGGCTCCCCCGACTCCCCCGACTCCCCCGACTCCCCCGAGGCGATCCTCGCCCGGCTCGAGCGGACCACGGACCAGATCATCGGACGGGAGGATCTCGTGAACCGCCTGCGCGAGGGGCGTCCGCTGCGTATCAAGTTCGGCGTCGACCTCACCGCCCCGGACCTCCACCTCGGCCACGCCGTGAACCTGTGGATGATGCGTACCCTGCAGGATCTCGGGCACGTCGTGATCTTCCTGCTCGGCGACACCACCAGCCGCATCGGCGACCCGACCGGACGCAGCACGACCCGACCCGTCCTGACTCCGCAGCAGATCCATGACAACGCCGAATCGTTCCTCGAGCAGGTCACGCGGGTGCTGCGCAGCGACGCTGGGCTGCTCGAGATCCGCCGCAACTCTGAGTGGTTCGACGAGATGGGCGTGCCTGGCCTGCTCCAGGAACTGAGCCTGGTCACCCATGCCCACCTGATCTCCCGAGACATGTTCCGCGCCCGCATCGGGGCGGGCACCGAGATCGCGATGCACGAGCTGATCTACCCGGTGCTGCAGGGCTTCGACTCCGTCGCCCTCGGCTCCGATCTCACGATCGTGGGCACGGACCAGCTGTTCAACGAGTCGATGGGCCGTGAGTTGCAGGTCAAGCACGGCCAGATCCCGCAGACGGTCATCTCCTCCACCGTCACCCCGGGGCTCGACGGCGGGCCCAAGCAGTCGAAGTCGAGAGGCAATTACGTGGGTCTCTGCGCGAGCCCGGGCGAGAAGTTCGGACGGCTGATGACGCTGCGCGACGAGCTCGTGGGGACGTGGGCCCAGGTGTACACGGACCTGCCGATGGACCAGGTCAGCCGACTCGGCGAACTCGCGCTGGCCGGCGGATCCGCGGCGCGAGACGCCAAGCTGGACCTGGCCGAGGCGGTGGTGCGTCGGCACGACGGCGCGGCGGCCGCCCGGCATGGTCGCGAGGAGTTCCTGCGGGTGTTCTCCGCCCGCGAGCAGCCCAGTGACATGGCCCCGTTGCCACTCGGGACCGGGCCGATCACGGCACTGGACCTGGTCGCCACGGCCCGCCCGGAGCTCTCGCGCAGCGCGGCACGGCGACTGCTGACCGGTGGCGGAGTCCACCTCGACGGGATGCGCCTCGAGGATCCGGAACGTCGTCTCGAGCTCGGCGACGGGCACATACTGCGGGCCGGGCGGCGCCGATGGTTCCGAACCGAGGGCTGA
- a CDS encoding sodium-dependent transporter produces the protein MTASTPSPTTAGTSADRGAFSGRTAFIFAAIGSAVGLGNIWRFPSVAYENGGGAFILPYLIALLTAGIPLLFLDYAVGHRWRGSAPAAWRRFKRWTEFIGWWQVLVALIIALYYALILAWATNYTIFSLDQRWGDDAEGFFNEYTQALGGADVTISFDVVPAVLISMILVWLAVIVVMALGVQKGIAASSVVFIPLLVVMFVILVVRSLFLPGAIDGLEALFQPNWAALLNPSVWIAAYGQIFFSLSVAFGIMLTYASYLKKKTDLTGSGLVVGFANSSFEILCGIGVFSALGFMAQAQGLAIDEVVTDGVGLAFIAFPTIISEAPAGALIGVLFFGSLVLAGFTSLISIVEVVIAAFQDKFGLARIPATLGVCIPLAVVSTVLFSTTMGLPLLDVLDKWANEYGIVAVALVSTIVVTYLVWGLPTLRDHLNYKGTFRIGWLWMLCVAVIAPLVLGVSLFFSTTDLLTSGTTYMGYPGWFVLVFGWLMAIGLVVVAVVLSLIPWPAGSNLYKDDSDGDPIAPEAAAGKGLVTTSQAATPHELRSDR, from the coding sequence GTGACCGCATCCACCCCCTCCCCGACCACCGCGGGTACGAGCGCCGATCGCGGAGCCTTCTCGGGCCGGACCGCTTTCATCTTCGCGGCGATCGGCTCGGCCGTCGGCCTCGGCAACATCTGGCGCTTCCCGTCCGTGGCCTACGAGAACGGCGGGGGCGCGTTCATCCTGCCGTACCTGATCGCGCTGCTCACCGCAGGCATTCCCCTGCTGTTCCTGGACTACGCGGTCGGTCACCGTTGGCGCGGCTCCGCCCCTGCCGCCTGGCGCCGCTTCAAGCGCTGGACCGAGTTCATCGGCTGGTGGCAGGTGCTGGTCGCCCTGATCATCGCCCTGTACTACGCGCTGATCCTGGCCTGGGCCACGAACTACACGATCTTCTCGCTCGACCAGCGCTGGGGCGATGACGCCGAGGGCTTCTTCAACGAGTACACCCAGGCCCTCGGCGGCGCGGACGTGACCATCTCCTTCGACGTGGTCCCGGCCGTGCTGATCTCCATGATCCTGGTGTGGCTCGCGGTCATCGTGGTGATGGCTCTCGGCGTGCAGAAGGGCATCGCCGCCAGCTCCGTCGTCTTCATCCCGCTGCTGGTGGTCATGTTCGTGATCCTGGTGGTGCGCTCGCTGTTCCTGCCCGGCGCGATCGACGGTCTCGAGGCCCTCTTCCAGCCCAACTGGGCGGCGTTGCTGAATCCGTCGGTGTGGATCGCGGCCTACGGCCAGATCTTCTTCTCGCTGTCGGTCGCCTTCGGCATCATGCTCACCTACGCCTCCTACCTCAAGAAGAAGACCGACCTCACCGGTTCCGGCCTGGTGGTCGGCTTCGCCAACTCGAGCTTCGAGATCCTCTGCGGCATCGGGGTGTTCTCCGCGCTGGGCTTCATGGCCCAGGCGCAGGGCCTCGCGATCGACGAGGTCGTCACCGACGGGGTGGGGCTGGCGTTCATCGCTTTCCCGACGATCATCAGCGAGGCTCCGGCCGGGGCGCTGATCGGTGTGCTGTTCTTCGGCTCGCTGGTACTGGCCGGCTTCACCTCGCTGATCTCGATCGTCGAGGTGGTCATCGCCGCGTTCCAGGACAAGTTCGGCCTGGCCCGGATCCCCGCGACGCTCGGCGTGTGCATCCCGCTGGCCGTGGTCTCCACCGTGCTGTTCTCGACCACGATGGGCCTGCCGCTGCTGGACGTGCTGGACAAGTGGGCCAACGAGTACGGCATCGTCGCCGTCGCCCTGGTCTCCACGATCGTGGTCACCTACCTGGTGTGGGGCCTGCCCACGCTGCGCGACCACCTCAACTACAAGGGCACTTTCCGTATCGGCTGGCTCTGGATGCTCTGCGTCGCCGTCATCGCCCCGTTGGTGCTGGGCGTCTCGCTGTTCTTCAGCACGACGGATCTGCTCACGTCGGGGACTACCTATATGGGGTACCCGGGCTGGTTCGTGCTGGTGTTCGGCTGGCTGATGGCCATCGGTCTTGTCGTCGTCGCCGTGGTGCTCTCGCTGATCCCGTGGCCGGCCGGATCGAACCTGTACAAGGACGATTCCGACGGTGATCCGATCGCCCCCGAAGCTGCGGCCGGCAAGGGTCTGGTCACGACGTCCCAGGCCGCCACCCCGCACGAACTGCGCTCCGACCGGTAG
- a CDS encoding flavin reductase family protein, whose product MSSDPTISAGGPASADGVLDRETFAALFRRHPAGVAVVSLTDGARPLGFTATSVISVSAQPAVLAFSINGTSSAWPALSRAETVTINLLAADQRQVSTVFATSGIDRFAQVDWHQLPTGEPVLYGTAGWISGRILERVPAGGSYVVIVAADRAELSNEEPLVYRNRTYHQLLEYEI is encoded by the coding sequence ATGTCTTCTGACCCCACGATCAGCGCCGGTGGACCCGCGAGCGCCGACGGCGTCCTGGACCGGGAGACCTTCGCCGCCCTTTTCCGCCGCCACCCCGCAGGTGTCGCCGTCGTCTCGCTCACCGACGGGGCACGGCCCCTCGGATTCACCGCGACCTCCGTGATCTCGGTGTCGGCGCAGCCTGCCGTGCTTGCGTTCTCCATCAACGGCACCTCCTCAGCGTGGCCTGCGCTGAGCCGCGCCGAGACGGTGACGATCAACCTGCTGGCCGCGGATCAGCGCCAGGTCTCCACCGTCTTCGCGACCTCCGGCATCGATCGCTTCGCACAGGTCGACTGGCATCAGCTCCCCACCGGGGAGCCGGTGCTGTACGGGACGGCCGGTTGGATCAGCGGCAGGATCCTGGAGCGTGTCCCCGCCGGCGGGAGCTACGTCGTGATCGTCGCCGCGGACCGTGCGGAGCTCTCGAACGAGGAGCCACTGGTGTACCGCAACCGCACCTACCACCAGCTCCTCGAGTACGAGATCTGA
- a CDS encoding PTS ascorbate transporter subunit IIC, translating to MNVLVSIAEFLVNEFLSVPAYLIGMITAIGLIAMRKSVGQVTGGALKAVLGFLLIGAGATLVTASLAPLGVMIQGALGAQGVVPTNEAIAGIAQEKFGAQVAWLMILGFAVAILLARFTPLRYVFLTGHHLLFMATLITVVMASAGMPTVVVVVLGALLLGILMVSLPAFAQPWTRRVSGDDSIAIGHFGTAGYIASGAVGRLVDRKGTSRSTEDIKVPESLRFLRDSMVATALSMVLMYLVVAVVYLARAGRATAFEAFDGGASDVGNYLMQSVTQGLQFGIAVAVILFGVRTILGELVPAFQGIAAKVVPGAIPALDAPIVFPYAQNAVLIGFLSSFVGGLVGLLVLGVWLGPVLGLALILPGLVPHFFTGGAAGVYGNATGGRRGAVAGGFVNGLLVTFLPALLLKVLGTFGSANTTFGDTDFGWFGILIGYGARTGVVPGIVLLAVIGGLILTAAVLVQRRVVDAGWDPAPARAAAGGGAASDADAGAGTGSDGEAGGTADPSAHPRVAPPVGAPTPPPPPRE from the coding sequence ATGAATGTGCTCGTCTCGATCGCCGAGTTCCTCGTCAACGAGTTCCTCAGCGTCCCCGCCTATCTCATCGGCATGATCACGGCCATCGGCCTGATCGCCATGCGCAAGTCCGTCGGCCAGGTGACCGGCGGCGCCCTGAAGGCCGTTCTCGGCTTCCTGCTCATCGGTGCCGGCGCCACGCTGGTGACCGCCTCTCTCGCCCCGCTCGGCGTGATGATCCAGGGCGCCCTCGGCGCCCAGGGCGTCGTGCCCACCAATGAGGCCATCGCCGGCATCGCGCAGGAGAAGTTCGGCGCCCAGGTGGCATGGCTGATGATCCTCGGCTTCGCCGTCGCGATCCTGCTGGCCCGCTTCACGCCACTGCGCTACGTCTTCCTCACCGGCCACCACCTGCTGTTCATGGCCACCCTGATCACCGTGGTGATGGCCTCGGCCGGGATGCCCACCGTCGTGGTGGTGGTGCTCGGAGCACTCCTGCTCGGCATCCTGATGGTGTCGCTGCCTGCCTTCGCCCAGCCCTGGACCCGACGCGTCTCCGGCGACGACTCGATCGCCATCGGGCACTTCGGCACCGCCGGGTACATCGCCTCCGGCGCGGTCGGTCGCCTCGTGGATCGCAAGGGCACCAGCCGCTCCACCGAGGACATCAAGGTGCCCGAGTCGCTGCGCTTCCTGCGCGACTCGATGGTCGCCACCGCCCTGTCGATGGTGCTGATGTACCTGGTGGTCGCCGTGGTGTACCTGGCCCGTGCCGGGCGAGCCACCGCTTTCGAGGCCTTCGACGGCGGCGCCAGCGACGTCGGCAACTACCTCATGCAGTCGGTGACCCAGGGCCTCCAGTTCGGCATCGCCGTGGCCGTGATCCTCTTCGGCGTGCGCACCATCCTCGGCGAACTGGTCCCCGCCTTCCAGGGCATCGCCGCCAAGGTGGTCCCGGGGGCGATCCCCGCTCTGGATGCGCCGATCGTCTTCCCCTACGCCCAGAACGCGGTGCTGATCGGGTTCCTCTCCAGCTTCGTCGGAGGTCTGGTGGGACTGCTGGTGCTGGGCGTGTGGCTCGGCCCGGTGCTGGGCCTGGCCCTGATCCTGCCGGGCCTGGTCCCGCACTTCTTCACCGGCGGCGCGGCCGGGGTCTACGGCAACGCGACCGGCGGCCGACGCGGCGCGGTCGCCGGCGGCTTCGTCAACGGCCTGCTCGTCACGTTCCTCCCGGCGCTGCTGCTGAAGGTGCTGGGCACCTTCGGCTCGGCCAACACCACCTTCGGCGACACCGACTTCGGCTGGTTCGGCATCCTCATCGGCTACGGCGCCCGCACCGGCGTGGTGCCCGGGATCGTGCTGCTGGCGGTGATCGGCGGACTGATCCTCACCGCGGCCGTGCTCGTGCAGCGACGCGTCGTCGACGCCGGCTGGGATCCCGCCCCCGCCCGTGCGGCAGCAGGCGGCGGGGCCGCCTCGGACGCCGACGCAGGAGCCGGAACCGGGTCCGACGGGGAGGCGGGAGGCACGGCCGATCCGTCGGCCCACCCGCGGGTGGCCCCGCCGGTCGGCGCCCCCACGCCGCCGCCCCCGCCGCGCGAGTGA
- a CDS encoding M20 family metallopeptidase has protein sequence MTSEQQAPEAQHTELSTAYLSQLESERESAMRTASHPGSAFAGADPALHDRLEALVERDAVEMTALMLDLGEHPEVAFEEHRSARAIVDVLAAHGIDAQLGVHGLDTAIRAEIHGAGAEQEGAPTLAILSEYDALPGVGHGCGHNVIAVMGLGAFLALASLAAVDPAAVPGRVVFLGTPAEEGHTGKEYMAREGAFDGLDAAVMAHPYGYDLADQTWLGRRTLTVEFHGHTAHASAQPFMGRNALDAANLMYQGIGLMRQQTPPSDRIHAVIREGGERASVIPDHAKLDLYVRSQRPETLKDLSRRVEDVARGAALMAGVGVTVGWDHHPPSLPVRTNEALTGRWVLAQRRRGRDPLPFGVVSPILAASTDFGNVSYRVPGIHPVIRISPPEVALHTREFAAWAVSDDARAATGDGAYGLAATVLDALHDPQLATAMTTEFDVAGGAIDVPSYFH, from the coding sequence ATGACGTCAGAGCAGCAGGCGCCGGAGGCGCAGCACACAGAGTTGTCCACCGCCTATCTCTCCCAGCTCGAGTCCGAGCGGGAGTCCGCGATGCGCACCGCCTCCCATCCCGGCTCCGCTTTCGCCGGCGCTGATCCCGCCCTCCACGACCGCCTGGAGGCCCTGGTCGAACGGGACGCCGTGGAGATGACGGCGCTCATGCTCGACCTCGGCGAACATCCCGAGGTCGCCTTCGAGGAGCATCGTTCCGCCCGCGCCATCGTCGACGTCCTCGCTGCCCACGGCATCGACGCCCAGCTCGGGGTCCACGGGCTCGATACCGCGATCCGGGCCGAGATCCACGGGGCGGGCGCCGAGCAGGAGGGGGCGCCGACGCTCGCGATCCTGTCCGAGTACGACGCGCTGCCGGGCGTCGGCCACGGCTGCGGACACAACGTCATCGCCGTCATGGGCCTGGGCGCCTTCCTCGCTCTGGCCTCGCTCGCGGCGGTCGATCCGGCGGCCGTCCCGGGACGGGTCGTGTTCCTCGGCACTCCCGCCGAGGAGGGCCACACCGGGAAGGAGTACATGGCCCGCGAGGGCGCGTTCGACGGTCTGGACGCTGCCGTGATGGCCCACCCCTACGGCTACGACCTGGCCGATCAGACCTGGCTGGGCCGTCGGACCCTGACCGTCGAGTTCCACGGCCACACCGCCCACGCCTCCGCGCAGCCGTTCATGGGCCGCAATGCCCTGGACGCCGCGAACCTGATGTACCAGGGGATCGGGCTGATGCGGCAGCAGACCCCGCCGTCGGATCGCATCCACGCGGTGATCCGCGAGGGCGGTGAGCGGGCGAGCGTCATCCCGGACCACGCGAAGCTCGACCTGTACGTGCGCTCCCAGCGGCCCGAGACCCTCAAGGACCTCTCTCGGCGGGTCGAGGACGTGGCCCGCGGCGCCGCTCTGATGGCAGGGGTGGGCGTCACCGTCGGCTGGGACCATCACCCGCCGTCGCTGCCGGTGCGCACGAACGAGGCGCTGACCGGTCGCTGGGTCCTGGCCCAGCGTCGCCGCGGCCGCGACCCCCTGCCCTTCGGTGTGGTCTCGCCAATCCTGGCGGCCTCCACGGACTTCGGCAACGTCAGCTACCGGGTGCCCGGCATCCACCCCGTCATCCGGATCTCCCCGCCCGAGGTTGCCCTGCACACCCGCGAGTTCGCGGCCTGGGCCGTCTCCGACGACGCCCGCGCCGCCACGGGCGACGGGGCCTACGGGCTGGCCGCGACCGTGCTCGACGCCCTTCACGACCCACAGCTGGCCACCGCCATGACCACCGAGTTCGACGTCGCCGGCGGCGCGATCGACGTGCCGTCGTACTTCCACTGA